The Thiorhodovibrio frisius genome segment TTTCCGGACTGACCGCCTGCTATTTACGCGATGATCTTGCCAACCGCGACTACTACCAGCGCATTCAGAGCATGCACCACCAGACAGTCGGCGATGCCGAGCGCATCCTTTACGGCGGCGATCAACAGCTCACCCAAGTCTTTCCCGATACGCCAGCGGGAGATCTCACCGAGCTACGCCATTATTACCATCCACCGGCCATGCAAAAATGCTTCCCACAAAAAGACCGCATTGAATACATGAGCGGCGCAGTCGCGGAAAACAACGGCCAATTCGCACTGATTGCCAACACCAGAATTGAAGTCGGCAAGCGGGTCGGCGGCGGTTACACCTTCAAGGAGTTTCGCTTTGACCACACGCCAGATGGCGATCAGTTGCACATTCTCGATAACTATCCCGGCTTTATCGTCGACGCCCGCAAAGTAAGTTTGAAATCCGGCCACAGCTGCACAGCCTACGGCGTATCGCCATCGTGCAGCTTTAGCAATATCAAGCGCTATCGGACAATCCCCAGCTGGCTTAGCGCAGGCAAACCACTGGCACTCAACTGCCGCATTCAGGATCGCGGGGAGAGCTGCAAGGCACCGCCAAGCGACAAACGCGTTCGTGTCGGCGGCGCCTGTGACACCGAAATGATGCCAGTCACGCGGGTCCCTTAGGCTGACGCAAGCCCGGATTGATCCCAAAGTCCGACATCACCGCCTTGATCCTTGCTGGTGGGCGTGGCCGCCGCGTCCATGGCCAGGACAAGGGACTGATGCACTACCAGGGCCGCGCACTAATCGCCTGGGTGCTCGAACGTCTCGCACCCCAGGTGGGATTGGTTCTCATCAGTGCCAATCGCCACCTGGACCAATACCAGGCTTATGGTTGGCCCGTGATTACAGACACCCTTGCCGACTATCAAGGGCCCCTTGCCGGTCTCTGCCAAGGCCTTGAATACGCAAACACCCGCTGGATGATGACAGTGCCGTGCGACGGCCCGCTCCTCCCACTGGATTTGGCACAGAGACTTGCCGGCGCACTTGAGCCTGAACGCGCATCGGTCGCGCTCGCCCATGATGGCAAACAAGCACAGTTCGCCCATGCCCTTATGGCACGCTCC includes the following:
- the mobA gene encoding molybdenum cofactor guanylyltransferase MobA — translated: MIPKSDITALILAGGRGRRVHGQDKGLMHYQGRALIAWVLERLAPQVGLVLISANRHLDQYQAYGWPVITDTLADYQGPLAGLCQGLEYANTRWMMTVPCDGPLLPLDLAQRLAGALEPERASVALAHDGKQAQFAHALMARSLLGDLRSYLASGERSLGGWLRRHRPIMADFSDIPLAFSNLNHLKDFCAPAAVAEAADGFSVGSHKP